A genomic segment from Chloroflexota bacterium encodes:
- a CDS encoding AAA family ATPase: MSVVALIATRESAFSEPFYVTLNLIRNAYGLTISDIDILVHLIYNHFVLELHRNGLMPDIDREFVHITRLAADGKLDDVAALFRKAAPSLVKRRPDLTNGISTVLGMLDRTNMLRSEASPLPVDVDSRLELLRWDSNPAVPVSPVWPKMVGTALEEVIAERHAEERLSEVGVNPTNSMLFVGDPGTGKTLAATWLAERLELPLLTLDLSAVMSSFLGRTGNNIRTVLDYAKRSPGVLLLDEFDALAKRRDDGLEIGELKRLVTVLLQEIDRWPTFGILIAATNHPDLLDPAVWRRFDRVLEFPLPMQSDLEELICQLVPQAKRTLIPAKLLASLFRGSSFSDVTRTIESSKRTAVIQNVSIEDVMIQVAADLCKSQPRREKLAFARQLARAGISQRKISEFTGISRDTIRKQL, encoded by the coding sequence TTGAGTGTGGTCGCCTTGATTGCGACAAGAGAGTCTGCATTTAGTGAGCCATTCTACGTGACTCTGAATCTGATAAGAAATGCCTATGGACTAACTATAAGTGATATTGACATATTAGTCCACTTAATTTATAATCATTTCGTACTTGAACTCCACAGGAATGGACTAATGCCTGATATAGATAGAGAATTCGTCCATATAACACGCCTAGCTGCAGATGGAAAATTGGATGACGTTGCAGCCTTATTTAGAAAGGCGGCTCCCTCACTGGTCAAACGTAGACCCGATCTTACAAACGGCATTTCGACAGTATTAGGGATGTTAGATCGGACGAACATGTTGAGATCTGAGGCCTCGCCGCTTCCCGTCGATGTTGATTCTAGATTGGAACTGCTACGTTGGGACAGTAATCCAGCTGTCCCAGTCTCCCCAGTTTGGCCCAAAATGGTCGGTACGGCCCTTGAGGAGGTCATAGCGGAGCGTCACGCAGAAGAGCGCCTATCGGAAGTCGGAGTGAACCCAACTAACTCAATGTTGTTTGTCGGAGATCCGGGTACAGGGAAGACTCTCGCTGCCACTTGGCTCGCGGAACGACTAGAGCTCCCATTGCTCACATTGGACCTCTCTGCCGTTATGAGCAGCTTCCTAGGGAGGACCGGTAACAATATCCGTACAGTTCTGGATTATGCTAAGCGCAGTCCTGGAGTTCTGTTACTGGATGAGTTCGACGCCTTGGCGAAGCGAAGAGATGACGGTTTAGAAATCGGGGAGTTAAAGCGGCTGGTAACAGTGCTGCTTCAAGAAATCGACCGCTGGCCCACTTTTGGAATATTGATAGCTGCAACAAATCATCCAGATCTGCTCGATCCAGCCGTTTGGAGGCGATTTGATAGAGTGCTTGAATTTCCCTTACCTATGCAATCGGACTTGGAAGAACTGATCTGCCAACTCGTCCCTCAGGCCAAGAGGACACTAATCCCAGCGAAGCTGTTGGCTTCGTTGTTTCGCGGTAGTTCGTTCTCTGATGTGACACGAACGATAGAATCTTCCAAGAGAACTGCCGTAATTCAGAATGTCAGCATTGAAGATGTGATGATTCAAGTTGCGGCGGATCTATGCAAGTCTCAACCAAGACGTGAGAAGTTGGCCTTCGCCCGTCAACTGGCTAGAGCTGGCATATCCCAAAGAAAAATCTCGGAGTTTACGGGGATTTCGCGCGACACAATCCGAAAGCAATTGTGA
- a CDS encoding S8 family peptidase produces MPREDNFIIGQGERLTYEVDVPSGGNQKVLPYDFGSQLDRLDQKLSQAYEYISSQPPETCPSDRAVAVVTMHPRFIAKSDFPDNLFSSVGLRAIGSRSVQVAPERWGTDRHPEQATTDELFVAGARQSFARWAGSIRTWDESSGVSGSLRTIENVSAFHAETKVRSIPDDRDSVMLEVILHNASDEDVVRSFIDYASLLSATVYTEKRRDIGGLTFFPVEVGPSSVVEVARHSFVRVAREMPSMRPLHPGLTRDDVNNGSFAVALPSEPPLSEGNEAAIFDGGIPNHLRSQLSPWVSVTEPSGIGPPNPSCEAHGLAVTSAFLFGQLSVDQIPRRPLIKVDHIRVLDQNTVNSDPLNFEYFEVVDRITSHLDQNTGRYQCVNLSIGPSIPVSDDEISYWTSALDERFACSQFIPAVAVGNSGKSDAASGLNRIQPPADAVNALSVGAADKLTGPWRRADYSSVGPGRAPGLVKPDGVAFGGTQDQPFHVIGANSRSRPVSGTSFATPLLLNAAAGLSLQLGSDVNPLAIRALMIHKAQDDGNSRQEVGWGKFELDPNLMITCPDDEAVVLYQGVLPIGSHLRAPIPMPSTQLEGMVTITATILIAPNVCPEFVASYTESGFEATFRPHSARYNYRDGKKSLHPKSKSFFSENAMYGGSEFELREGGLKWEPCVKSTKRFRATSLSDPVFDIYNHGRQPGSKSNSDSPVPYALVIGIKTPSVPDLYNQIVRTFAGVLIPITPKLRLPVTVTPRIM; encoded by the coding sequence ATGCCTCGCGAGGACAATTTTATCATCGGCCAAGGTGAGAGGCTCACGTATGAAGTTGATGTCCCTTCCGGCGGCAATCAGAAAGTCTTACCTTACGATTTTGGGAGTCAACTAGACAGATTGGACCAGAAGCTCTCCCAGGCTTATGAGTACATCAGCTCCCAACCACCAGAGACGTGTCCCAGTGACAGGGCGGTCGCAGTAGTAACCATGCATCCCCGGTTTATTGCAAAGAGCGATTTTCCAGATAATCTCTTTAGTTCAGTTGGGCTTCGCGCGATAGGAAGCCGATCGGTGCAAGTTGCCCCAGAAAGATGGGGCACCGATAGACATCCAGAGCAAGCTACTACTGATGAGCTGTTTGTGGCAGGTGCCCGTCAGTCGTTCGCTCGATGGGCAGGCAGCATACGCACTTGGGATGAAAGCTCTGGTGTGTCAGGGTCTTTGCGGACAATCGAAAATGTTTCGGCCTTCCACGCCGAAACGAAGGTCAGGTCAATACCTGATGATAGAGACTCCGTAATGCTCGAAGTAATCCTTCATAACGCCAGTGATGAAGATGTGGTCCGGTCATTCATAGATTATGCCTCTCTATTGTCCGCGACTGTTTATACAGAGAAACGTCGTGATATCGGAGGGCTAACCTTTTTTCCGGTTGAGGTAGGCCCATCAAGTGTAGTTGAAGTAGCTAGGCACTCGTTTGTGAGAGTGGCTCGTGAAATGCCTTCGATGCGGCCCTTACACCCTGGTTTAACTCGAGATGACGTAAACAATGGTTCGTTTGCGGTTGCTCTCCCCAGTGAACCACCATTGTCAGAGGGTAATGAAGCGGCAATTTTTGATGGTGGGATACCCAACCACTTGAGATCACAGCTGTCTCCTTGGGTTTCGGTGACCGAACCCTCCGGGATTGGCCCACCAAATCCGAGTTGTGAAGCTCACGGGTTAGCTGTAACTTCTGCTTTCCTGTTTGGCCAACTGTCTGTTGATCAGATACCCAGAAGACCGTTAATAAAGGTGGATCATATTCGAGTATTGGACCAGAACACCGTGAATTCTGACCCACTCAACTTCGAGTATTTCGAAGTTGTCGACCGAATAACCTCTCATCTCGATCAAAATACAGGCCGATACCAATGCGTCAATCTTAGCATTGGGCCTAGCATTCCAGTTTCAGATGATGAGATCTCTTATTGGACATCGGCTTTAGACGAACGATTCGCTTGTTCTCAGTTCATTCCTGCTGTTGCAGTCGGCAACTCTGGCAAAAGTGATGCGGCCAGCGGACTGAATCGCATTCAGCCCCCCGCAGACGCCGTGAACGCGCTGTCCGTTGGAGCTGCTGATAAATTAACAGGCCCTTGGCGGCGAGCTGACTACAGTTCTGTCGGGCCAGGAAGAGCACCAGGGCTGGTGAAGCCGGATGGAGTAGCGTTCGGTGGTACGCAAGACCAGCCTTTTCATGTGATCGGTGCCAACAGTCGTTCAAGACCAGTAAGTGGAACAAGCTTCGCGACTCCATTGTTGTTGAATGCTGCCGCTGGCCTAAGCTTACAGCTGGGCAGCGATGTGAATCCTTTAGCGATAAGGGCACTAATGATTCACAAGGCTCAGGACGACGGCAATAGCCGGCAAGAGGTAGGATGGGGAAAATTTGAACTGGACCCCAATCTAATGATTACTTGTCCGGACGACGAGGCTGTCGTCCTGTACCAGGGAGTACTACCGATAGGCTCCCATTTGCGTGCCCCAATTCCGATGCCGAGCACACAACTCGAAGGGATGGTGACCATCACTGCCACGATCTTAATTGCTCCAAATGTTTGTCCCGAATTTGTCGCCTCATATACGGAGAGTGGTTTTGAGGCAACCTTCCGCCCACATAGTGCTCGATACAACTATCGTGATGGTAAGAAGTCTCTCCACCCGAAATCGAAGTCGTTCTTTTCGGAGAACGCCATGTATGGAGGAAGTGAGTTTGAATTGCGAGAAGGCGGGCTGAAATGGGAACCTTGTGTAAAGAGCACAAAGCGATTTCGAGCCACATCACTCTCAGACCCCGTATTTGACATCTACAACCATGGCCGGCAGCCAGGATCCAAGAGCAATAGCGATAGTCCGGTTCCATACGCTCTCGTAATAGGAATCAAGACTCCCAGTGTTCCAGACTTATACAATCAGATTGTCCGAACGTTCGCTGGTGTGCTAATTCCCATCACACCGAAACTGCGGCTGCCGGTAACAGTAACACCGCGGATAATGTAA